The Anaerolineales bacterium region TTTGGCTTTGGTCATTTCGATCATCGCCGGACCGTACGGGCAGAACGGCGTAGTTAGGATCATCTTTACGTGGGCAACGCCGTTGTCTACTGAGATGTCGCGCACCAATCCCAGTTGAATGATATGCATCCCGATCTCCGGATCAATCACTTCGGAGAGTTTCTCGCGTGCGGGTTTCACCAGTTCGGGGTTCGTCTGATGGATCGTCCATTGGATTTCGTTGATGGTTTCTTCTGTCATTTCATCCTCTGTCATTGCGAGGAGGGCTTTGCCCGACGAAGCAATCCCCGTCAATACGATGAAGATTGCTTCGCCTTGGCGGGCTCGCAATAACGAACAAAGTTAGTTTTTTATTCCGGTGTTTACCACATACGTGCAATGCGCGCTTCCGTCCAATACACATTGGACTTTCTGGGCGGGGAGCGCAAGCATTTTTGAGATCAGCGTCTGGTCAACGGTGCAAACTTCAGGATGAGAGATGCCGATCTGAAAGTAGGGGCATGAAATTTCGTGGATCTGATATTCCTTGTCCTTCTTTTCCCATTCCACTGTGAAACCTTCTTGCGCGAGAATTTCTTTCATCAAGTCCAGCCGCGCTTCCATGCTGAGACCCTTCATCTGCTCCGCGTATTCGTTTGCCATCCCCTCCGCCACTTGGCTAAACAACTTGGAAACCGCCGGGCCCGGAAGCGATTCTTTCATCTGCGCAAGCAGTTTGGTCGTGAGCCGCAGATATTTAGTGGGGAAGCGTTCCATCCCGTCGGGAGTGAGCGAGTAAACCAGCCGAGGGCGCCCTACGCCGTGGCGTTCCTCGTCCGCTTTGATCAATCCTTCCGCGGTGAGGTTTGTGAGATGATGCCGGACGGAAATGGCATTGATTCCCACCGCCTCAGCTAGATCGTTGATGGTGATCTTCGGCTTACGATGCAGCGTATCTAAAATGCGTTCTTTCGTGCTTTTCATGTGGGTGAGTATAATCCTGCGCCTTTGTATTGTCAATATACTAGAAAAATATCATAAATATTGACTATTGGCTTCTCCTCTGCTATAATGCCGCCGAACAAAAAAAATTACGATAACGTCCCGCGGTTTGGCATACAACTCTGCGGGACGGTCATCCATTAGGAGAAAATCACGCATGTCGCAACTCGAAATCAAGGATCTGCATGTTAGCATCGAAGATAAGGAAATTCTCAAGGGGCTGACGCTCACGGTCAAGCAAGGAGAAATCCACGCTATTATGGGACCGAACGGAACGGGGAAGTCCACGCTGGCTTATACGTTGATGGGGCATCCGAACTACACCGTCACGCAAGGCGAAGTCACATTCAAGGGGCAGAACGTATTGGAACTCGAACCCGACGAGCGCTCGCGCCTCGGCATGTTCCTCGCGTTCCAATATCCGGTCGCTATCCCCGGCGTCACCGTCGCCAACTTTTTGCGGACAGCCATCAATGCGCGCCGACGAGCGGAGAATCCGGCCGACAAAGGCATCCCGATTCCCGAATTCCGCAAGATGTTGATCGAGAAGATGAACATGCTGAAAATGGATCAGAACTTTGCCGGGCGTTATCTCAACGACGGTTTCTCTGGCGGCGAAAAGAAACGCGCCGAAATTCTGCAGATGGCAACCTTGAAGCCCGAGATCGCCATTTTGGACGAAACCGATTCAGGTCTGGACATTGACGCGCTGCGCGTCGTAGCAGAGGGAGTCAACGCCTTGAGCGGATCCGAACTCGGCGTGCTGGTCATCACGCACTACCAACGCTTGTTGAATTACATCAAACCGCACTTCGTCCACATCATGCTCGATGGGCGCATTGTCGAATCGGGCGGACCCGACTTGGCGCTCCACCTCGAAGAGCAAGGTTACGAATGGGTGCGCGAGAAGCACGAGGAAGTTGCCGCGTAGTTAGTGATAGAGTTCACCGAGAAAAATGAGTTTTTCCAATTCTCAGGATCTCTGTGATCTCCATGGCTAATGGATTGGAGATAATATGTCTGAAGATGCGCAAATCTTAGAAGATATTGGCGAGTACAAGTACGGTTTTCACGACCGCGACGATTACTACACGTTCAAATCCCGCAAGGGACTCGACCGCGAAGTGGTGGAGCAGATCTCGCACATGAAAGGCGAGCCGCAGTGGATGCTCGACTTCCGCTTGAAAGCGCTCGACCATTTCATGAAGCGACCGATGCCGAACTGGGGTCCCTCGTTGGAAGAATTGGACCTCGACAACATTTATTACTACGTCAAGCCGACCGAAAAAAGCGAAAAATCGTGGGACGATGTTCCCGATGACATCAAACGCACATTCGACAGGCTCGGTGTGCCGGAAGCGGAACGAAAATTCCTGGCGGGCTTGGGCGCGCAATACGAATCGGAGATGGTGTATCACTCCATTCAAGAACATCTCGAAAAACAGGGCGTGATCTTCCTTTCGATTGAAGATGGGTTGCGCCAACACCCCGACCTCTTCCGTGAATATTTCGGGACGGTCATCCCGATCGAAGATAACAAGTTTGCCGCGTTGAACAGCGCGGTTTGGTCCGGCGGCTCGTTTGTATACGTGCCGAAAGGCGTCAAAGTGGATTTGCCCTTGCAGGCGTATTTCCGTTTGAACACTGCCAACGTCGGTCAATTCGAACGGACGCTCATCATCGTGGACGAAGGCGCGTCGGTGCATTATGTGGAAGGCTGTACGGCGCCGCAATACACCACCGACTCGTTCCACTCCGGCGTGATCGAGATCATCGTCAAGAAGGGCGCGCGCTCGCGCTATTCGACCGTCCAAAATTGGTCAACCAATGTGTACAACCTCGTGACCCAGCGCGCCAAAGTGTTCGAGAATGGCACGCACGAATGGGTGGACGCCAACATCGGTTCGAAAGTCACCATGAAATACCCCTCGTGCTATCTCATGGAACCCGGCGCGCGCGGCGAAATGCTTTCGATGGCGTTCGCGGGTCCCGGTCAGACGCAGGACGCGGGTTCGAAGATGGTGCACTTCGCACCGAACACGTCGAGCAAGATCACTTCGAAATCCATTTCAAAAGCGGGCGGACGCGCGTCGTATCGCGGCTTGTTGAAGGTGCACAAAGGCGCGAAGGGCGTCAAATCCAACGTCGTGTGCGACGCGTTGTTGCTCGATCCGCAATCGCGCTCCGACACGTACCCCTACATCGAAATTGACGAAGACGACGTGACCATCGGTCACGAAGCCTCGGTCAGCAAAGTGGGTGAGGAGCAACTTTTCTACCTCATGTCGCGCGGTCTCAGCGAAGAGGAAGCCACCACCATGGTCGTCTCCGGTTTCATCGAGCCGCTTGTCAAAGAACTGCCGATGGAATACGCGGTTGAGATGAATCGCCTGATCGCGTTGCAGATGGAAGGTTCCATCGGTTAGCAAGTTATCACGTTGGCAGGTTTAAACGTTCCAACTTTTCAACCTGCCAACTTTCAAATGGATAAATATATGCAAGAAAAACCAAAAGTAGTAATTTCAAAGACTAGACGCGCGGAATCAGCCGCGAGAGATTTTTCATTCACCGAAGCGGACGTGCGCAAGGGAGCGGACGCACTCGCTTCTTACCGGACCTCAGCCTGGTCCGCCTTCGCGAAGAATCGCCTCCCCGACACCTCCCTCGAAGCGTGGCGCCGCACGGACATTCACGCGCTCCCCGCTGATAAATTCATCTTCCCGAAAGACGGCGCGTTCAACGACCTGCCTCCTGTGCGCGAAGATTTGCTGCGTCCGCTCGTCGCGAACCAGCACGGAGGGCAGATCGTTTTGTCCCCCGGCGGTTCAAAAATTGAACTCGATGAAAAACTTGCCAATAATGGCATCGTCTTCACCGACTTGCTAACCGCCGAGCAAAAGCATCCCGAATTGCTCGCGAAGATGATGGGCAAAACCGTCAACGTGGAAGAAGGGAAGTTTTCCGCCCTGGCTGGCGCGTTCGCGCAGAATGGCGTGGTGTTGTACGTTCCCAAAGGCGTGACCGTGGACGAACCGCTTCACTCCGTATTGTGGGGTCCCGGCGCGGACTTGGCTCACATCTCGCACATCCTCGTTCTCGTGGACGAGGGCGCGTCGGTGACGTATGTTCACGAAGCCGCGTCGCCCGACGAGGTTGGGTCAAACTCCCTGCACGCGGGAATCGTCGAAATCCAAGTGATGGACGGCGCGACGATGAAATTCGTCGAGTTGCAATCGTGGGGGCGTCATGTCTGGAATTTCAGTCACGAACGCGCCCGCGTCGAGCGCGGCGGCAACCTCGATTGGATCTTCGGCGCGATTGGTTCGCGCCTCACGAAGAATTTCTCCGAACTTGATCTGGCTGGCGATGGCGCGCAAGGACGCATGTCTGGGTTTTATTTTACGGATGGCAACCAACATCTCGACCACGACACGCAACAAAACCATCTCGCGCCGCACACAACCAGCGATCTGCTGTTCAAGGGCGCGTTGAAAGGCAAGAGCCGTTCAGTATGGCAAGGCATGATCTACGTGGCGCCCGGCGCGCAGAAGACCGACGGTTATCAAGCGAATCGCAATCTCGTGTTGAGCGACGGCGCCCGCGCCGACTCGATCCCCGGCTTGGAAATCCTTGCCGATGATGTCCGTTGTACGCACGGTGCGACCGTCGGCAAACTCGAAGCGGAGCCGCTTTTCTATTTGAAGTCACGCGGCATTCCGCAGTCCGAAGCCGAGAAAATTGTCGTCGAAGGTTTCTTTGACCCGATCTTCCAGCGGATTCCATTCGAAGGTGTACGCGAACGATTCCAGCAGTATATTGCTGAAAAAATGTCGTAACAAGAATTGAGATATTCCATGGCAAAAACAAAAACGATGGCGAAAAGTAAATCGAAGGCGAAGGTTCGCGTTGCCGCGAAATCTGTCAGTCGTTCGAAGCCGCCGATCTCTAACGCGAAGGGTAAGGCAAAAGAGACAACTCGTCCGAAGCCCAAGTCTATTGTTCTCTCGCCGCCGAGTAAATCTTCAGCCGCGCGATCTCGCCCTGCCGGAACAACAAAAGTCCGTGTGACGAATAAGGCTTACGCGTCGCGTGCCACATCTGCCGAGGGACGAAAGTTGTTGCTCAAGAGCCTGCGCTTACCGCAATATAACTATATGAAACCGCCCGGCGCGATGCACGATTTTCAGGTTGGCGATAATGTAGAAGTATATTGCGATCACGAAAAGAATCGCGACCGCGTGCGCGGTTGGATTCGCGGCACTGTCGTTCAGGTGGACAACAAATTAGTCGCGGTGCAATTCCGCTCAAACGTGTTCCTCACCGACGGCTGGATGGTGCCAGACCGCATCTTGTGGTACCCGCTGACTTCCGAACACATGCGTCCTGTGCCGGGCAAGAAGTCGGTGCGGCGCGAAGAGCGAGTGATTCCAGATTATTAACGGGCTAGGTAAACGCGTAAACAAGTAGACACGCATACACGTGCAACCTTGTTTTCGTGTTTACCTGCCTCTTTGTGCACCTTTCCCATGCTCAACGTCAACGAAATCCGCAAAGATTTTCCCATCCTCCAACGCAAGACGCATGACAGCGTCCCGCTCGTCTATTTGGATTCGACCGCCACTTCGCAAAAGCCGACGCCCGTCATCGAAGCGATGAACGAGTATTATCGGCGCTCGAACGCGAACATCCATCGCGGCGTCCACACGCTCGCCGAGGAAGCGACCGCCATGTACGAAGCGGCGCGCGAGAAGGTCGCCAAATTTATCAACTCGCCCTCTGCTCGGCAAATTATTTACACCCGCAACACGACCGAGTCGATCAACCTCGTGGCGTACACGTGGGCGCGGGCGACCCTCAAGGCGGGCGATCTCGTCGTCCTCACCGAGATGGAGCATCACTCCAACCTCGTGCCGTGGCAGATGTTGCAAGCGGAACGTGGCATTGAATTGGATTTCATCCCCGTGACGGAAAACGGCTTGCTGGATTTGGACGCCTACAAAACGCTTCTTTCGCGGATCCCGAAACTGGTCGCCTTTACGCACATGAGCAACGTCCTCGGCACGATCAACCCCGCCGCAGACATCATCCGCATGGCGCACGAGGCTGGCGCAATCACGCTCGTAGACGGCGCGCAATCTGTACCTCACCTCAAAGTGGACATGCAAGCCCTCGACGCAGACTTCTACGCCTTCTCCGCCCACAAAATGTGCGGACCAACAGGCATCGGCGCGTTGTATGGCAAAGCCGAGTTGCTCGAAGCCATGCCTCCTTTCCTCGGCGGCGGCGACATGATCAAGGAAGTGAAACTCCGTTCGTTCAAGCCGAACACGCTTCCGCATAAATTCGAAGCTGGCACTCCCGCCATTGCGGAAGCCGTCGGTTTTGGCGCGGCAGTGGATTATCTGACGAAAGTCGGCATGGACAACATCGCCGCGCACGAACACGCTATCACCGAATACGCGCTCGAACGCTTGGAGGAAATCCCCGGCGTGAAGTTGTTCGGTCCCTTGGCGGATAAAAAGGGAGGCGTCGCCGCGTTCACCTTCGACGGCGTCCACCCTCACGACGTGGCGCAAATTTTAGACCGCGACGGCATCGCCGTCCGCGCGGGGCATCACTGCGCACAGCCCTTGCACGAAAAATTCGGCATCCCCGCCACCAGCCGCGCTTCGTTCTATTTGTACAACACGAAAGAAGAAGTTGATTTGCTGGTGAACGGGATTTACAAGGTGAAGGAATTGTTTGGGTAAAACCATACCCTGTCATTGCGAGGCGGTGTTCGTCCGCCGAAGCAATCCCCTCGCCTATGAGGAGATTGCTTCGGGCTTCGCCCTCGCAATGACATTGGAGCCTTATGGACGACCTCTATCGCGAAGTCATCATCGAACACTATAAGAACCCATCTTATCGCGGACACCTCGACCCGCACGATATTCAATTCGCGGACAATAACCCGCTGTGCGGGGACCATATCGAAATCACGCTCCAAACCGCCGCAGACGGGACGGTCAAAGACGCGCGCTTCGACGGCCATGGGTGCGCCATCTCGCAAGCCTCCGCCGACCTGCTGGTTGAGTCCATCATTGGCAAGCCGCTCGATGAAGTGAAGCAATTGAACAAAGAGCACATCCTCGATATGCTTGGCATCGAACTCGGACCTGTCCGCTTGAAATGCGCGTTGCTGTCGCTCAAGGTGTTGAAGGCGGGGGTGTATGGGCTGGGCGAGGCGAGTGATTCTCTTGTGGAGTAAAAACGTACACAGGTAAACACGTACACAGGTAAAACCGTGTCTACTTGTTTCCTTGTTTACTTGCATACCTTCCCCCTATGTTCAATTACACACAACAAACTGAAAACATCGAATTTTATGAAATCGTTCCCGCCTCGGAACTGCCGAATGGGGAACGCCTATTTTTGGAAATCGAAGACAAGTCGCTGGTGATCTTCAACATTGCGGGTCAATACTTCGCGATCGCCGATATTTGCACACATGACGGCGGTCCGCTGGGGGAGGGTGATGTGGAAGGCTTCAACGTCATCTGTCCGCGGCATGGCGCCGAGTTCGACATGCGGACTGGGAAGGCTGTGAAATTACCCGCCGTGGAAGATATCCCCGCGTATCCAGTTCAAGTGCGCGATGGGACGATTTTTGTGGGAATACCGAAAGAATAATCTGTTAGAGAAATTCTAGACTTTGAATAACTGTCGTAATTTCAACAAGATGCGAAAGTCATCTTCTGGTTGAACCCAATTGCTTCAACCTTGCCAGTCGTTCGGGCTCTTTTTCTGCAAGCCAGATATCTTGCGATAAAACTTCATAGGCTTTTGCGAAGTAAGCGCGTGACTCCTTCGCGCGGTTCAGCGCCAACAGACATTCCCCAATTTCTTCAAAAACATATCCGTCGCTTTCGCCAGCCGATTCGATCTCGCATTTCAATTCCCGCTGGATGGTCAATGCTTCTTTGACGCGGTTGAGCGAACGTAACGCGCGCGCCACGCACCAACGCGCGATGCGGATTTCGGTCACGCTTCCATTCGACCTTCGGACTGACTCGGCTTTCGTGAACATTTCCAACGCGCACGCGTATTCGCCCAGATCGTGATACGACCAGCCTGCGTTGTTGTACAACGACGCGAGCCAGCCGCGCGCTTTTTCCTGTCCCGACGATTCGGCTAACGCAATTGCGCGCAGGTTCAAGTCGAGGGAAGAAGCGGGCGTCGCAAGGATGGCGAGCATGTGGAGCGCGTCCACCGCGTAGTTGTCGTCGAGGAGATTGGTGGCCGAATCCAATGCTTGTTCGAAATACGGGCGCGCCTCGTCGGGTTTGCCCGACGAGTTCAAGACCCTGCCGCGTTCGAGCAGGTAGCGCGTCTTCTCGCGCGAATCCGCTTCGCCGAGGCGCCGCTCCACCTGATCGAGCGTGAGATGCG contains the following coding sequences:
- a CDS encoding SUF system NifU family Fe-S cluster assembly protein gives rise to the protein MDDLYREVIIEHYKNPSYRGHLDPHDIQFADNNPLCGDHIEITLQTAADGTVKDARFDGHGCAISQASADLLVESIIGKPLDEVKQLNKEHILDMLGIELGPVRLKCALLSLKVLKAGVYGLGEASDSLVE
- a CDS encoding winged helix-turn-helix transcriptional regulator, with product MKSTKERILDTLHRKPKITINDLAEAVGINAISVRHHLTNLTAEGLIKADEERHGVGRPRLVYSLTPDGMERFPTKYLRLTTKLLAQMKESLPGPAVSKLFSQVAEGMANEYAEQMKGLSMEARLDLMKEILAQEGFTVEWEKKDKEYQIHEISCPYFQIGISHPEVCTVDQTLISKMLALPAQKVQCVLDGSAHCTYVVNTGIKN
- a CDS encoding iron-sulfur cluster assembly protein, giving the protein MTEETINEIQWTIHQTNPELVKPAREKLSEVIDPEIGMHIIQLGLVRDISVDNGVAHVKMILTTPFCPYGPAMIEMTKAKAVEGLNMPVTIEMGMDMWDFSMMEDPSALDWGMYA
- the sufB gene encoding Fe-S cluster assembly protein SufB, encoding MSEDAQILEDIGEYKYGFHDRDDYYTFKSRKGLDREVVEQISHMKGEPQWMLDFRLKALDHFMKRPMPNWGPSLEELDLDNIYYYVKPTEKSEKSWDDVPDDIKRTFDRLGVPEAERKFLAGLGAQYESEMVYHSIQEHLEKQGVIFLSIEDGLRQHPDLFREYFGTVIPIEDNKFAALNSAVWSGGSFVYVPKGVKVDLPLQAYFRLNTANVGQFERTLIIVDEGASVHYVEGCTAPQYTTDSFHSGVIEIIVKKGARSRYSTVQNWSTNVYNLVTQRAKVFENGTHEWVDANIGSKVTMKYPSCYLMEPGARGEMLSMAFAGPGQTQDAGSKMVHFAPNTSSKITSKSISKAGGRASYRGLLKVHKGAKGVKSNVVCDALLLDPQSRSDTYPYIEIDEDDVTIGHEASVSKVGEEQLFYLMSRGLSEEEATTMVVSGFIEPLVKELPMEYAVEMNRLIALQMEGSIG
- a CDS encoding non-heme iron oxygenase ferredoxin subunit — translated: MFNYTQQTENIEFYEIVPASELPNGERLFLEIEDKSLVIFNIAGQYFAIADICTHDGGPLGEGDVEGFNVICPRHGAEFDMRTGKAVKLPAVEDIPAYPVQVRDGTIFVGIPKE
- the sufC gene encoding Fe-S cluster assembly ATPase SufC, whose amino-acid sequence is MSQLEIKDLHVSIEDKEILKGLTLTVKQGEIHAIMGPNGTGKSTLAYTLMGHPNYTVTQGEVTFKGQNVLELEPDERSRLGMFLAFQYPVAIPGVTVANFLRTAINARRRAENPADKGIPIPEFRKMLIEKMNMLKMDQNFAGRYLNDGFSGGEKKRAEILQMATLKPEIAILDETDSGLDIDALRVVAEGVNALSGSELGVLVITHYQRLLNYIKPHFVHIMLDGRIVESGGPDLALHLEEQGYEWVREKHEEVAA
- the sufD gene encoding Fe-S cluster assembly protein SufD, yielding MQEKPKVVISKTRRAESAARDFSFTEADVRKGADALASYRTSAWSAFAKNRLPDTSLEAWRRTDIHALPADKFIFPKDGAFNDLPPVREDLLRPLVANQHGGQIVLSPGGSKIELDEKLANNGIVFTDLLTAEQKHPELLAKMMGKTVNVEEGKFSALAGAFAQNGVVLYVPKGVTVDEPLHSVLWGPGADLAHISHILVLVDEGASVTYVHEAASPDEVGSNSLHAGIVEIQVMDGATMKFVELQSWGRHVWNFSHERARVERGGNLDWIFGAIGSRLTKNFSELDLAGDGAQGRMSGFYFTDGNQHLDHDTQQNHLAPHTTSDLLFKGALKGKSRSVWQGMIYVAPGAQKTDGYQANRNLVLSDGARADSIPGLEILADDVRCTHGATVGKLEAEPLFYLKSRGIPQSEAEKIVVEGFFDPIFQRIPFEGVRERFQQYIAEKMS
- a CDS encoding cysteine desulfurase, producing the protein MLNVNEIRKDFPILQRKTHDSVPLVYLDSTATSQKPTPVIEAMNEYYRRSNANIHRGVHTLAEEATAMYEAAREKVAKFINSPSARQIIYTRNTTESINLVAYTWARATLKAGDLVVLTEMEHHSNLVPWQMLQAERGIELDFIPVTENGLLDLDAYKTLLSRIPKLVAFTHMSNVLGTINPAADIIRMAHEAGAITLVDGAQSVPHLKVDMQALDADFYAFSAHKMCGPTGIGALYGKAELLEAMPPFLGGGDMIKEVKLRSFKPNTLPHKFEAGTPAIAEAVGFGAAVDYLTKVGMDNIAAHEHAITEYALERLEEIPGVKLFGPLADKKGGVAAFTFDGVHPHDVAQILDRDGIAVRAGHHCAQPLHEKFGIPATSRASFYLYNTKEEVDLLVNGIYKVKELFG